The Nitrosococcus watsonii C-113 genome includes the window ACGATTTTTCGTACTCCGGCTAAGGCTTTTTCCGGAGTGGTGTCGAGCCAGCTTAAGCTTGGGAATTCAACGCAGGAGGCGACATATTCCTCATCTTCTTGTGACCATGAAATTCGATACGTGTATTGATCAATTCTCATCATCATAAGTCTCCAGTCGTTCTATTGCTGCTAAAACTTGACCGCCTTGTTATACGCTTCCATCTCGTTCCTTCGCTTCTGGTAGCGATATGACTTCTATGCGGAGCTTGCTATGGACAGCTGCTAACTGCTTAAGATGCTTCGAGATTTCGGCTAGTTCTTTCGCGGCTTTTACCGCAGGCTTCTCGGCGACGACGGTGTGAGCATAGGACTCGATATCGAGCGGACAGCGTATGGCGGGCATTTCCTTTTTGCCTTTTCTGAACCGCAAGGTTGCGACAAGATTCTTTCCTGCGAGGGCTACTTTCAGCCCCCCATATTGGCCCCAATCGATCCTTCGTGTTTCACCCGGCCCCAATGCGGGAATGCCTTCGATAAGAGGGCCGTGCTTCATTTCAACGGCTTCTTTCGCATCACTTTCTGCGACGCCCCAGGCGCGATCTGGTACAGGATGGTTGAACTCAAACCGAATTTCCGTGGCTAAGCCGGTGCCGATATTCTTGGCTACGAGCTGAAGGATTGATACACGCTCTTCGTCATGCACCACCGTGAGGACAACGCACGGATCGGATGGCGTAGCCAAAATCGACCGAGTGAGCCGGACGTAGATGAACGTTAGTATCGCCAGAACCAAGGTGGCAATAGCCGTAATCCAATCGCTCCAATCCAGAGCGGAGGCAATGTCAAGCAGTTTGCGCACTAATGGATGATCTATTCTCCGGCCTTTTTACGTATAATCGAGAAATTGACTGGCGGATTCTCCTGGATAATGGATGTGCGGCATCTGATTATGCAGGAGGTTCTGCCGGTCAAACGGTTGTTCGCTGCGGCGCCTGGTTAGGCGCCACTACTTTGTGCCCTCCCGGCGGCCCAAGCTCTCGGCGAGAAAAGCCGATACCAAGGCATTCATGCTCACTCCTTCTTGCTTGGCGCGTGCGGTCAATCGAGCGTGCAAACTGCGTGGAACTCGGGCAATGAACTTTCCGCTGGGTAGCTCGCTGGGATTCGGAATCTCGCGCCCAGATTCCTCCGCAGCTTTGAGCCAAGCCGCCAGCGCATCCTTGCCATTAACCATGGCTTCTTCGGGCGTTTCACCATCCGACATGCAGCCCGGTAAATCTGGGTAGCTCACTAGCCATCCACCGCCTTCTTCATCGGTGAGAGGGCGGAACTCAAAAGGATACTCAATATGCTTCTTCATTCTTCCGCTCCAATATCATCCAACAAAGCAAGGAACTGGGTGACGTACACCGGCTTGATGGGGCGCTTGAACGGAATCGTTACGGCCAGTTCGGAATCGGGATGCAGAAAGACAAAGTGGCTACCGCCAGTTTTCCGAACATCGATACCGAAGCATTTCGCCACCGTTTCCAGCTCGTCGATGCGCCAATCGCGCGGATTGGTTCGCATCTTCGCGAGTAACTTTTCGGCCTTGCTCATGAAGCATGTATGATACTTCAGATGATATCATAGGGCAATGCCGCTCAGCGACGGATCGTCAGGGCCATCCGCTGCAGTGATTTGTTAGTCGTTGCCTTCACGGTCTTGGTACTCCATGAAGGAGCGACGAAATATCATCGGACGCTAGATACCCGGAATGGGGGCCTGCGGATTGCCAGCACCGGAAATCATAATGGTGTCATAGCTGAATGACCAAGGATACCTTGACCGACCTGGAAGCTCTTAATCTTTGTTAAGACTGAGCTCAATGGTTCTCCGGCTAATAAAGCCAAACTCCGCAACCATGCGTTTGTTCGTAAAAGCAAGTTCGGTGGTGACATAGCATATAAGCGCAGCTAGCCAAAAAAGGGAAGCAATTGCTTTTCCACGGAGAAAAAACTTCAATCGTAGAAATACCAAGCTAATCGAATAGTCGCCCTAAGAGAGCGCCTATTTGTTTTACAGGTTGGCCGGAAATGTTAATCATGAGGGCATTTTCCGCATTAGAAAAACGAAGTTTATCGAGATCCTGAAGGATGCCTGGAATTTCTTGTTCCCCACAGGGACTCATCCAACGCTTCATTTCGACTACCGTGAATCAGCCGGAGTCGGTATTTTTGTTGCCCAGATAGTTTTTCTGACGCTGGGGGCCGAAGTTCCAAAGTAAGCGCCTCTATGGACTTGAAGATTCTCGCAATCTCTTTCTTGGGGACACGCCGGAGATCTTTAAGCAACGGGCTGCTTGACACTGAGTCTTAAAGCTTGGCCTTGTTAGGGTTTTCAAGCTATACTCGTACGGTACTTCCGTACATTATTAGCGATTTTATGGATACCATTAGCGTAAATAAATTCAGAGAAAACTTGAAAACCCTCGTAGAACAAGTGATTAGCAGGCATGAACCCCTCAAAGTTACGCGGCGGGCCGGCGAGGCGTTTGTGGTCTTGAGTGCCCATGACTGGGAAAGAGAGCAGGAAACGTTGCATGTACTCCAAAGTCAGAACCTGATGCAGCAAATTGCCGCCTCTCTTGAAACCCATACCCGTGGCCAAGGCTACAAACCGACCGGCGAGCAAATGGATGAGATCACTGGTATTTGAGGGTAACACTTGGGAAGCATATGAAAACATGCGTGAAAAGGATAAAAAGCTACATACAGCCCTGTGCAAGCTACTTAAGGAAATGCTCCATTCCGATGATCCGTCTTCCGGTTTGGGCAAACCGGAACTACTTAAGCATGGCCTTTCCGGATTATGGTCGAAGCGCATTTCGCAAAAAGATCGGCTAATATATCGTTTCGACGAAAACTTCATTTATATATTCGCCATTGGTGGACACTATGACCGACCCTAACGCCTAAAGAACCGGTGGCAAGACGTCCGGTTACTTTACTTGTTATATATGCTAAGATACGTACATTATTAAGTACATGTACAGGATAGTTGAAATGGAAAGCATAAGCTATACTGCCGCCCGCAGCAACCTTGCTAAGACGATGGAGCAAGTATGTAACGATCATGCCCCCATTGCGATAACCCGCAAGGGCGAAAGTGCCGTAGTTATGATATCTATGGAGGACTACCAGGCATTGGAGGAAACGGCCTACTTGCTCAGAAGCCCCAAAAATACTAGGAGGCTGATTGAATCGATTGCTGAGTTAGAAATGGGCAAGGGACGCGAAAAAGAACTGCTGGAGTGAAACTGGTCTTTGCCGAGAACGCATGGGATGACTACCTATACTGGCAGAAGACTGACAAAAGAATTCTTAAAAGAATCAATACGCTCATAAAGCACATTGCGCACGAACCCTTTGAGGGTATCGGGAAGCCTGAGCCACTAAAGCATGCACTCTCTGGGTATTGGTCTCGGCGAATTAATGAAGAACACCGCATTGTGTACAAAATCCAAGAAGATTCTCTCTTCATTGCCCAGCTTCGCTACCATTACTGACCAGGCGCATAATACCAAAGCTCAGTTACCACCAGAGCAGCCGAGGACTGCGCGGAGAGCAACCTAAGGCGCTAGCGATTTATTATGTGATTACAATAACTGACTGAGACAGTTAACGCTGACGCCACCCTTTCCTAGAATTGCCGCCAGCACCCTCCCTTATGCTGTCGGAACTATCAATTCGCCAACCACTTCCAAAAGTGTCTCCCGTTCCATATAGATTGCCTGCAATACTCAGCGAGGAAGCTAGAAATAAAATGATAAAGTGCTCAATTGCAATAATTTTTCTTTCAGTTTATAGCTCTCACGCGATCATAGAAACGACAAATTGCCACGCCTTAGCAGCTTCCGGTATTAACAACCAAATAAATTCCGCACAGTTTATTACAAGAGAAACGACAGACTGCCATGCCTTAGCACCCTCCGGGGTGAACAACCACACGAATGCTGCACAGTTCATTACAACGGTTGCCCAGAAAACAGCTCGGAATGGTTGCTTTCTCGATTTATGACGTAAACGGCTTTGCGCGATCAACGCGCCTGGCCAGCCACCAACGAGGGCCAACAGATGAAGCGTACTCTCACTTGTTCGCCATGCCCCTCTTTTAGCCGCCGATTTATCGAGAGCATATGCTCCAAATGCGGCGGTACTGACAACAAGATAGAGTAACAGGATCTGCATTGGGATTGCCGACACCGAAACTGCGCTAACAACAATTAGCAAAAAGCCGGCCGCTAACACATTAGGCAGGGCACTGGATCGCTTTGATTTTTCAGTTTTCGGAACACCTGCAATGATGGCTTCTTTGGCGCAATGCCTACCACGCGCATCGGTGGACATGGAAAAGGTCACAGCATCACCGACCGCTGGCCGACGACCTCGGTTCACGAAAGCCTTGATATGCGCGAATACTCGGTCACCGCCTCGCATAGGGGAGATAAAACCGTACCCCTTTTCATCATTCCAGGATGCGATTTCTCCCTTCATTCTCACAGGCGTGTTTCCTCACGGCCTTTATCCCAACCCTGCAACGAAGGGAGACTAAAACCCAGAATATCTATATCTTCAATGACATGGGCGATATCCAGAGCCACTAGCCGTATCTTCAATCGCCTCGCATATTGCGGTTG containing:
- a CDS encoding type II toxin-antitoxin system RelE/ParE family toxin; translated protein: MMTGKSLWRKGLKKFYKFGSASGAQPQYARRLKIRLVALDIAHVIEDIDILGFSLPSLQGWDKGREETRL
- a CDS encoding type II toxin-antitoxin system Phd/YefM family antitoxin, producing the protein MDTISVNKFRENLKTLVEQVISRHEPLKVTRRAGEAFVVLSAHDWEREQETLHVLQSQNLMQQIAASLETHTRGQGYKPTGEQMDEITGI
- a CDS encoding type II toxin-antitoxin system HicA family toxin, with the translated sequence MSKAEKLLAKMRTNPRDWRIDELETVAKCFGIDVRKTGGSHFVFLHPDSELAVTIPFKRPIKPVYVTQFLALLDDIGAEE
- a CDS encoding type II toxin-antitoxin system Phd/YefM family antitoxin; its protein translation is MESISYTAARSNLAKTMEQVCNDHAPIAITRKGESAVVMISMEDYQALEETAYLLRSPKNTRRLIESIAELEMGKGREKELLE
- a CDS encoding Txe/YoeB family addiction module toxin, with the translated sequence MRSLVFEGNTWEAYENMREKDKKLHTALCKLLKEMLHSDDPSSGLGKPELLKHGLSGLWSKRISQKDRLIYRFDENFIYIFAIGGHYDRP
- a CDS encoding DUF1294 domain-containing protein is translated as MKGEIASWNDEKGYGFISPMRGGDRVFAHIKAFVNRGRRPAVGDAVTFSMSTDARGRHCAKEAIIAGVPKTEKSKRSSALPNVLAAGFLLIVVSAVSVSAIPMQILLLYLVVSTAAFGAYALDKSAAKRGAWRTSESTLHLLALVGGWPGALIAQSRLRHKSRKQPFRAVFWATVVMNCAAFVWLFTPEGAKAWQSVVSLVINCAEFIWLLIPEAAKAWQFVVSMIA
- a CDS encoding Txe/YoeB family addiction module toxin, producing MKLVFAENAWDDYLYWQKTDKRILKRINTLIKHIAHEPFEGIGKPEPLKHALSGYWSRRINEEHRIVYKIQEDSLFIAQLRYHY
- a CDS encoding type II toxin-antitoxin system HicB family antitoxin; the protein is MKKHIEYPFEFRPLTDEEGGGWLVSYPDLPGCMSDGETPEEAMVNGKDALAAWLKAAEESGREIPNPSELPSGKFIARVPRSLHARLTARAKQEGVSMNALVSAFLAESLGRREGTK